In one window of Paenarthrobacter nicotinovorans DNA:
- a CDS encoding lysine N(6)-hydroxylase/L-ornithine N(5)-oxygenase family protein: MSTPDNGRIYDVAGIGVGPFNLGLAALSEPLEDLDCVFLDRRESFDWHPGMMLEPAHLQVPFMADLVTLADPTSPFSFLNFLKQTGRLYRFYIRENFYPLRAEYNQYCQWVAGQLESVRFSTDVLDISYDDGVYRLSVQGPDGAEVLRARRLVLGTGTSPYIPDSCAGVVHAGGLVLHNADYLSRKSELQSKRSITIVGSGQSAAELYYELLQEIDVYGYQLNWVTRSGRFFPLEYTKLTLEMTSPEYVDYFHSLPGEQRDSLIKSQKNLYKGINSDLIDDIYDLLYTKSLSGMVDTQLHTHSTLTAAAWDAATGTHTLQLHHEEHGRDYSLESEAVVLATGYSYKEPAFLAGINDRIRRDSKGRFDVERNYGTGVEPGEIFVQNAELHTHGFVTPDLGMAAYRNSCILREITGREVYPIERSIAFQQFGAPAPVPAGVPENAGVTA; the protein is encoded by the coding sequence ATGAGCACCCCTGACAACGGCAGGATCTACGACGTCGCAGGCATCGGCGTCGGGCCTTTCAACCTGGGGCTGGCCGCGCTGAGCGAGCCGCTGGAAGACTTGGACTGCGTGTTCCTGGACCGCCGTGAGTCCTTCGACTGGCACCCTGGCATGATGCTTGAGCCGGCGCACTTGCAGGTTCCTTTCATGGCGGACCTCGTCACCCTTGCCGACCCGACGTCGCCTTTCTCTTTCCTGAACTTCCTGAAGCAGACGGGCCGTTTGTACCGCTTCTACATCCGGGAGAATTTCTACCCGTTGCGCGCCGAGTACAACCAGTACTGCCAGTGGGTCGCGGGCCAGCTTGAGTCCGTTCGTTTTAGCACGGATGTGCTGGATATCAGCTACGACGACGGCGTGTACCGCCTTTCGGTGCAGGGACCGGATGGCGCTGAGGTGCTTCGCGCCCGTCGACTGGTCCTTGGCACCGGAACGTCCCCGTACATTCCGGACTCCTGTGCAGGAGTAGTGCACGCCGGGGGACTCGTCCTCCACAACGCCGACTACCTGTCGAGGAAGAGTGAGCTGCAGTCCAAGCGCAGCATCACCATCGTGGGCAGCGGCCAGAGCGCTGCGGAGCTCTACTACGAACTCCTTCAGGAAATCGACGTCTACGGCTACCAACTGAACTGGGTCACCCGCTCCGGGCGCTTCTTCCCGCTGGAGTACACCAAGCTCACGCTCGAGATGACGTCGCCGGAGTACGTCGACTACTTCCATTCGCTGCCGGGCGAGCAGCGCGATTCACTGATCAAGAGCCAGAAGAACCTGTACAAGGGCATTAACTCGGACCTGATCGACGACATCTACGACCTCCTCTATACCAAGAGCCTCTCCGGCATGGTGGACACGCAGCTGCACACCCATTCGACACTGACCGCAGCGGCGTGGGACGCGGCGACGGGCACCCATACCCTCCAGCTGCACCACGAGGAACACGGCCGCGACTACAGCCTCGAGTCCGAAGCCGTGGTCCTGGCGACCGGCTACAGCTACAAGGAACCTGCCTTCCTCGCCGGCATCAACGACCGCATCCGCCGCGACTCCAAGGGCCGCTTCGACGTCGAGCGCAACTATGGAACCGGCGTCGAACCCGGCGAGATCTTCGTCCAGAACGCTGAACTCCACACTCACGGTTTCGTGACTCCGGACCTTGGCATGGCCGCCTACCGCAACTCCTGCATCCTGCGCGAAATTACCGGACGCGAGGTCTACCCGATCGAGCGCAGCATCGCCTTCCAGCAGTTTGGAGCGCCCGCTCCCGTGCCGGCCGGCGTCCCGGAGAACGCCGGGGTGACGGCATGA
- a CDS encoding GNAT family N-acetyltransferase, whose product MSFTFRAVDPVADAPVLHSWVSQEYARFWGMVSATEQDVVEEYSKIAASGHHQAFLGLDDGVPAFLMERYRPESSPLADVYDVQPGDVGMHLLVSPPVGEPQPGYTTAVMQSVMTELFADPATRRIVVEPDARNHKIHVLNEKVGFRPRGVVTLPAVDPAEDHKKALLSFCAREDFLATLTPILAAPAAATRGESL is encoded by the coding sequence ATGAGCTTCACCTTCCGCGCTGTGGACCCCGTAGCCGACGCACCTGTCCTTCACAGCTGGGTGAGCCAGGAGTATGCCCGCTTCTGGGGAATGGTTTCGGCCACTGAGCAGGACGTTGTGGAGGAATACTCAAAGATCGCCGCCTCCGGTCACCACCAAGCGTTCCTGGGACTCGACGACGGCGTCCCCGCCTTCCTGATGGAGCGGTACCGTCCGGAGTCTTCGCCGCTGGCGGACGTTTACGACGTCCAGCCCGGCGATGTTGGCATGCACCTGCTGGTGTCGCCGCCGGTCGGTGAGCCGCAACCGGGCTACACCACGGCCGTTATGCAGTCCGTGATGACGGAACTGTTCGCGGACCCCGCAACCCGGCGGATCGTCGTCGAGCCTGACGCCCGCAACCACAAGATCCATGTCCTCAACGAAAAGGTGGGCTTCCGCCCGCGCGGCGTGGTGACCCTGCCCGCCGTCGACCCTGCCGAAGACCACAAAAAGGCTCTGTTGAGCTTCTGCGCCCGCGAGGATTTCCTCGCCACCCTGACCCCGATTCTGGCCGCGCCTGCCGCGGCGACCAGAGGAGAATCCCTGTGA
- a CDS encoding IucA/IucC family protein, which yields MTTTADKATTTAVDSVSHLTPERWAAANRHLVRKAIAEFSHERILVPELIRDEGAGIGLYRVMSDDDATEYRFRARLLQLEHWSVFADSIVRLRDGGELPIDALDFIAEFHEALAIRMEMLPVYLEEISSTLASHAYKQGKPFSSAELAAGITGGTDPAADFQAIEHSMTEGHPCFVANNGRLGFGIADYHAFAPETGATVKLQWIAVHRSKAVFTSSAGLDYRTHFEAELGPATLAWFNAELSASGLDPEDYLLMPVHPWQWDNKLTVTFAAEIAQRHIVNLGTGEDNYQAQQSIRTFFNTTSPEKAYVKTAMSVLNMGFMRGLSPLYMKATPAINDWLQELIGNDQELQSRGLAMIRETAAIGYHNHYYEAASAKGSPYRKMLSALWRESPLPMLKDGQQLATMASLLHVDSSGNSVVSALISRSGLAPTEWLRRYFEAYLVPLVHCLYEYELAFMPHGENVILILENGVPVRAIMKDIAEEIVVMGDRLELPEEVSRVKAEIPAEEMVLAIFTDVFDCIFRFLSAILVEDGTLAEDEFWETTAAVLREYQQRHPELADQFAMHDLFAADFELSCLNRLQLRNNQQMLDISDPSGGLQMAGRLTNPLAGRHGDAVSLSAKSGITGPSQS from the coding sequence GTGACCACCACTGCCGACAAAGCGACGACCACCGCCGTTGATTCCGTGTCGCACTTGACCCCTGAACGCTGGGCGGCAGCAAACCGCCATCTGGTTCGCAAGGCAATCGCGGAGTTCTCGCACGAACGCATCCTGGTGCCGGAGCTTATTCGCGATGAAGGCGCCGGCATTGGGCTTTACCGCGTAATGAGCGACGATGACGCCACCGAATACCGTTTCCGTGCACGGCTGCTGCAGCTTGAGCACTGGTCTGTTTTCGCCGACTCCATAGTGCGCCTGCGCGACGGCGGGGAGTTGCCCATTGACGCCTTGGACTTCATCGCCGAGTTTCACGAGGCACTGGCCATCCGGATGGAAATGCTGCCGGTGTACCTCGAGGAGATCAGCAGCACGCTGGCCAGCCACGCGTATAAGCAGGGCAAGCCGTTCAGCTCGGCCGAGCTGGCAGCGGGCATCACGGGCGGGACCGACCCGGCCGCTGACTTCCAGGCCATTGAGCACAGCATGACCGAAGGCCACCCCTGTTTCGTGGCCAACAACGGCCGGCTTGGTTTCGGGATCGCGGACTACCATGCGTTCGCGCCGGAAACCGGGGCAACCGTCAAGCTTCAATGGATCGCAGTGCACCGCAGCAAGGCAGTTTTCACCTCGAGCGCGGGGCTGGACTACCGGACACACTTCGAAGCTGAACTCGGGCCGGCCACCTTGGCGTGGTTCAACGCAGAGCTATCCGCGTCCGGCCTGGATCCCGAGGACTATCTCCTCATGCCGGTCCATCCGTGGCAGTGGGACAACAAGCTCACCGTGACGTTCGCGGCAGAAATCGCCCAGCGACACATCGTGAACCTGGGTACGGGGGAGGACAACTACCAGGCGCAGCAGTCCATCCGTACGTTCTTCAACACCACCTCACCGGAGAAGGCGTACGTGAAGACGGCCATGTCCGTATTGAACATGGGCTTCATGCGTGGCCTGTCTCCGCTGTACATGAAGGCAACGCCGGCCATCAACGACTGGCTTCAGGAACTGATCGGCAATGACCAGGAGCTCCAGAGCCGGGGCCTGGCCATGATCCGTGAAACCGCTGCCATCGGTTATCACAACCACTACTACGAGGCGGCTTCCGCCAAGGGTTCGCCCTACCGCAAGATGCTCTCGGCCCTGTGGAGGGAGAGTCCGCTGCCGATGCTCAAGGACGGGCAACAGCTGGCCACCATGGCTTCATTGCTGCACGTGGATTCGTCCGGGAACTCCGTGGTTTCGGCCCTGATTTCCCGGTCCGGCCTGGCGCCCACCGAATGGCTTCGCCGCTACTTCGAGGCCTACCTGGTGCCGCTGGTCCACTGTCTCTATGAGTACGAGCTCGCCTTCATGCCGCACGGGGAGAACGTGATCCTGATCCTCGAAAACGGCGTGCCGGTCCGGGCGATCATGAAGGACATCGCCGAGGAAATCGTTGTCATGGGGGACCGGCTGGAGCTGCCGGAAGAAGTCTCCCGGGTCAAGGCCGAGATCCCCGCCGAGGAAATGGTTCTGGCCATCTTCACCGACGTGTTCGACTGCATCTTCCGTTTCCTGTCCGCAATTCTCGTGGAGGACGGGACACTGGCCGAGGACGAATTCTGGGAGACCACCGCTGCTGTGCTGCGCGAATACCAGCAGCGCCATCCGGAGCTTGCAGACCAGTTCGCCATGCATGACCTGTTCGCGGCGGACTTCGAGCTGTCCTGCCTCAACCGTCTCCAGCTCCGGAACAACCAGCAGATGCTTGACATCTCGGACCCTTCCGGAGGGCTGCAAATGGCCGGCCGCTTGACCAACCCCTTGGCGGGAAGACACGGGGATGCTGTTTCGCTGTCAGCAAAATCTGGAATCACTGGTCCATCACAGTCATAG
- a CDS encoding ABC transporter ATP-binding protein, which produces MTGVEKRYGQKTGVSGVTFGLGRGECVGLLGPNGAGKSTLLKILCGLMRPTEGSVRIFNQDPGAVKEPGKTLGFVFDPAGLPPDLTVRDCLTIESMAQNLGRGAVAAVAEDFDLTEFMGRRVRKLSTGQRQRAALAAAMMGGPDVLVLDEPMNGLDIESTRWLRIKIEERTARNQTTLISSHNLSEVRRLADRAIVVRTTQRYDGPVPELGDADLERWYLSLVHDGSENTLDKASSAGKGDAS; this is translated from the coding sequence ATGACAGGCGTTGAAAAAAGGTACGGCCAAAAAACGGGAGTTTCAGGCGTCACCTTCGGCTTGGGCCGGGGTGAGTGTGTGGGGCTTCTGGGCCCCAACGGGGCGGGGAAATCCACGCTTTTGAAGATCTTGTGCGGTCTGATGCGGCCCACAGAGGGAAGCGTCCGGATCTTCAACCAGGATCCCGGGGCGGTGAAGGAGCCGGGCAAGACGCTTGGCTTTGTCTTTGACCCTGCCGGCCTCCCGCCGGACCTTACTGTCCGGGACTGCCTGACTATCGAATCGATGGCCCAAAACCTGGGACGCGGCGCCGTCGCCGCGGTTGCCGAGGACTTTGATCTGACGGAGTTCATGGGGCGGCGGGTCCGTAAGCTGTCCACAGGCCAGCGGCAGAGGGCAGCCTTGGCGGCTGCCATGATGGGTGGGCCCGATGTCCTGGTGTTGGACGAACCCATGAACGGACTCGACATCGAATCGACGCGCTGGCTTCGAATAAAAATCGAAGAACGCACCGCCCGCAACCAAACGACCCTCATTTCCAGCCACAATCTTTCGGAAGTCCGGCGGTTGGCGGACAGGGCAATTGTGGTCCGTACGACCCAACGCTATGACGGCCCTGTTCCCGAACTTGGGGATGCCGACTTGGAACGCTGGTACCTCTCCCTCGTCCATGATGGCTCGGAGAACACCCTGGACAAAGCCTCCAGTGCTGGAAAGGGTGACGCTTCGTGA
- the mpaP gene encoding daptide biosynthesis intramembrane metalloprotease — MSSQYQWLSQIRLSEQDESGRILISTAAGPVLRLPQALGEIVREAQQALPDVDAHGIAERIRAGSGTQSGQTKTDRSQLTAAEVQLLLDTLAKNPALARLDVSPVRRLQFRKPFSIQLTLLDPSWLLGRMPWTRRIIRSSGFWWTVAALNGVGVAAVAVLLMDQGSALHDTTTVTGYLWLLVALYLAVFIHEFSHAATLVAFGGRSHRVGFMLFYLVPAFFCDVTDAWNLKPADRAKVALAGIAAQGNLGAIAGVLSFVLPRDLATLAAAFSVLCFLYGLLNLIPFVKLDGYIALVGYLDKPNLRASCMAEFQAWTRGLIFRQGSPSQVPASPKRLIFGFLCIVFPLLILIGVVAAAGSYLASWGKVAAWIQLFLAGGLVVWLLLRGIGHMVGLRKSGIAKGPVTVYGAALLLAAVALVVVVPFPNNVRGGLYSDGDGPRFVVLGGSAGATGGTVDLFGPGLVPGSRIGTATAAGDPEPCTVPLAATVAVKESDLTLDALCVRLDYAGTAPRTGTAVWQVPGQTIAQWVANLGTRAVGP; from the coding sequence GTGAGCAGCCAGTATCAGTGGCTCAGCCAGATCCGGCTCTCCGAGCAGGACGAGAGCGGGCGGATCCTCATCAGCACCGCTGCAGGTCCGGTCCTGCGTCTGCCGCAGGCCCTCGGAGAAATCGTCCGCGAAGCCCAGCAAGCATTGCCCGACGTGGATGCCCACGGTATCGCGGAACGGATACGTGCCGGCAGCGGGACGCAGAGTGGCCAGACCAAGACCGATCGTTCGCAGCTGACGGCGGCAGAAGTGCAACTGCTGCTGGACACGCTGGCAAAGAACCCGGCACTGGCCCGGCTGGACGTGTCTCCGGTCCGGCGCCTGCAGTTCCGAAAGCCATTTTCCATCCAGCTGACCCTTCTGGACCCATCGTGGCTGCTTGGCCGCATGCCCTGGACCCGGCGGATCATTCGTTCTTCCGGCTTTTGGTGGACTGTCGCCGCCCTCAACGGTGTGGGTGTGGCTGCCGTGGCCGTGCTGCTCATGGACCAGGGAAGCGCCCTTCATGACACCACGACGGTGACTGGCTACCTCTGGCTTTTGGTGGCCCTGTACCTTGCCGTCTTCATTCATGAGTTTTCCCACGCGGCGACGTTGGTCGCTTTCGGTGGCCGTTCGCACCGCGTCGGTTTCATGCTGTTCTATTTGGTTCCTGCTTTCTTCTGTGATGTAACGGATGCGTGGAACCTCAAGCCTGCTGATCGCGCCAAGGTTGCCTTGGCGGGCATCGCAGCCCAAGGAAATCTGGGTGCAATTGCCGGGGTCCTCTCCTTTGTTCTGCCCAGAGACCTTGCCACCCTTGCCGCGGCCTTTAGTGTGTTGTGTTTCCTCTACGGGCTGCTGAACCTGATCCCCTTCGTGAAGTTGGACGGGTACATCGCGTTGGTGGGATACCTCGACAAGCCAAACCTCCGGGCGAGCTGCATGGCAGAGTTCCAGGCATGGACCAGAGGCTTGATCTTCCGTCAGGGATCCCCGAGCCAGGTCCCGGCGTCCCCAAAGCGGCTGATCTTCGGATTCCTGTGCATCGTTTTCCCACTCTTGATCCTTATTGGAGTGGTGGCCGCTGCTGGAAGCTACCTGGCGTCATGGGGGAAAGTTGCAGCGTGGATCCAGTTGTTCCTGGCAGGTGGACTTGTCGTTTGGCTGCTGCTGAGGGGGATCGGCCATATGGTCGGACTGCGGAAATCCGGCATCGCCAAGGGTCCTGTAACGGTCTATGGCGCTGCACTGTTGCTTGCCGCAGTGGCACTGGTGGTCGTTGTTCCGTTCCCCAACAACGTTCGCGGCGGCCTTTACAGTGATGGTGATGGGCCCAGGTTCGTGGTCCTGGGAGGATCCGCTGGAGCAACGGGCGGGACAGTTGACCTGTTCGGGCCAGGGCTTGTGCCGGGCAGCAGGATCGGGACGGCGACAGCCGCCGGCGATCCCGAGCCGTGTACGGTTCCCCTGGCAGCAACGGTTGCCGTCAAGGAGTCGGACCTGACCCTGGACGCCCTGTGCGTCCGGCTGGACTATGCCGGCACGGCGCCCCGCACCGGCACGGCAGTATGGCAGGTCCCCGGCCAGACAATCGCCCAGTGGGTGGCCAATCTGGGAACAAGGGCGGTCGGCCCATGA
- a CDS encoding glycosyltransferase family 2 protein, with product MIRPRFTVICPAYNRSAPIAATIESVLKQTRGDFELLVGSDGSTDDTDDIVAGFARADSRVKLVRLAHTGDPGLVRNRLCGQAGQGYVAYIDHDDVWREDHLAVLGSVLDSGAEWAASGGDYRHDDGSSTILGGRSLLWHPELAVVDPYAEPSRVAHRMPVLTAAGGWRRAARGLEDWDLWWRMSSRGAGLQPVDETTAVVSISGTTRRHTLDHHLVVPLAGTASASAARAAVEDWSQARLAEVFAADFLRWAGEIDLDPLVMLPLANNGSGGCLPEETAERPGPSVSTAPHMAFTVGAFPGGHDGWLVGIAAPVVSRGHRQAMQRVLRTRFPEAMGRLESGVSLRCGGIGEQMKNAQSKRGNHE from the coding sequence ATGATCCGCCCGAGGTTTACGGTTATTTGCCCCGCCTATAACCGCTCGGCTCCGATAGCGGCAACCATTGAGAGTGTCCTGAAACAAACCAGGGGAGACTTCGAACTACTTGTTGGCTCTGATGGTTCAACAGATGATACGGACGACATCGTCGCCGGGTTCGCACGCGCCGACAGCCGTGTGAAGTTAGTGCGGCTGGCCCACACGGGCGATCCCGGGTTGGTGCGAAACCGGCTGTGCGGGCAAGCCGGCCAGGGGTACGTGGCCTACATTGACCACGACGATGTGTGGCGGGAGGACCACCTGGCGGTTCTGGGGTCGGTCTTGGACTCTGGTGCAGAGTGGGCGGCCAGCGGTGGGGATTATCGCCATGACGACGGCTCGTCAACCATTCTCGGCGGACGCAGCCTGCTGTGGCATCCGGAACTTGCCGTGGTGGATCCCTACGCGGAGCCTTCCCGTGTGGCGCACAGGATGCCTGTCCTCACGGCGGCCGGCGGCTGGCGCAGAGCAGCCAGGGGACTGGAGGACTGGGACCTTTGGTGGCGTATGAGTTCCCGAGGGGCCGGCCTTCAGCCCGTGGATGAAACGACGGCGGTTGTGTCCATTTCCGGGACGACCCGCCGGCACACCTTGGACCACCACTTGGTGGTTCCTTTGGCGGGAACTGCCAGTGCGTCAGCGGCCCGGGCCGCGGTTGAAGACTGGTCCCAGGCGAGACTGGCCGAAGTATTTGCCGCGGACTTCCTCCGCTGGGCAGGGGAGATCGACCTCGACCCGCTGGTGATGTTGCCGTTGGCGAACAACGGGTCTGGCGGCTGCCTGCCGGAGGAAACGGCAGAACGCCCGGGCCCCTCAGTTTCAACCGCGCCGCACATGGCGTTCACTGTGGGTGCATTCCCTGGTGGTCACGATGGTTGGTTGGTGGGCATCGCAGCTCCTGTTGTCAGCCGTGGTCATCGCCAGGCGATGCAACGGGTCCTGAGGACGCGGTTCCCCGAAGCGATGGGGCGCCTGGAATCCGGAGTGTCGCTCCGGTGCGGGGGCATAGGCGAGCAGATGAAGAATGCACAATCCAAGAGGGGGAATCATGAGTGA
- a CDS encoding class I SAM-dependent methyltransferase, which produces MSGKPATLYTGRGAELYHAIVQSDSSELREIIRCLRGKDARVLELAAGSGRITLAVLPFVRSVTAVDNSAELLSILQEELAKPERVKNAAKVDAVLADILRLELTDQFDAVILGTTSLCLFDADQRRSLLGDIQRWLLPGGELLISLRTPELGGSDFYVHEVSPQLAIEESFDVTAGTFTSKLVERNDAGERVAEYSVTTHLLTEAEFRAELGAAGFAVAAAFDVGPRNRADAIGNYKLFRAHASAAGAGIKEGHTHG; this is translated from the coding sequence ATGAGCGGGAAGCCGGCAACGTTATACACCGGACGGGGCGCAGAGCTCTACCATGCGATTGTTCAGTCTGACAGCTCGGAGCTGCGGGAGATCATCCGCTGCCTCCGGGGCAAGGACGCGCGGGTGCTTGAACTGGCGGCAGGTTCCGGGCGGATAACCTTGGCCGTCCTGCCGTTTGTCAGATCGGTGACCGCAGTGGACAATTCGGCTGAGCTCCTGTCCATCCTGCAGGAGGAACTGGCCAAGCCGGAGCGGGTCAAGAACGCAGCAAAAGTGGACGCGGTCCTGGCCGACATCCTGCGGTTGGAGCTGACGGACCAGTTCGACGCCGTGATTCTGGGGACTACCTCCCTTTGCCTCTTTGACGCGGACCAACGCCGCTCGCTCTTGGGCGACATCCAACGATGGCTGCTTCCCGGCGGGGAGCTCCTGATTTCCCTGCGGACCCCCGAGCTGGGGGGAAGTGACTTCTACGTGCACGAGGTTTCCCCTCAGCTGGCCATCGAGGAATCTTTTGATGTCACTGCCGGGACGTTCACCTCAAAGCTGGTGGAACGGAATGACGCCGGGGAACGGGTGGCGGAGTATTCCGTGACAACCCATTTGCTGACCGAGGCTGAGTTCAGGGCGGAACTGGGTGCTGCCGGGTTTGCTGTGGCAGCAGCATTCGATGTTGGCCCGCGGAACCGCGCAGATGCCATCGGCAATTACAAACTTTTCAGGGCCCATGCTTCAGCTGCGGGTGCCGGTATCAAGGAGGGCCACACGCATGGGTAG
- a CDS encoding aminotransferase class III-fold pyridoxal phosphate-dependent enzyme — MGSGDYFEFYLPSKDWGNAEAVTARGNTVTFSDGSEALCGISGLWNASLGYGNLAVAEAINHANLHAATLPIFRRGSAYSREAAARLLEFARPHEYASVFYSTSGSSALDAVVKLSRQFHDIAGNPKRRRVISFTGSYHGVTMGAMAVTGSYLFQDVYQVDQRLNIKIPYDDVNALEIVMKRFGPEVAAVIMEPVLGSGTLPVPQEIVDAVYAFRESEGFLVVADEVATGFHRTGPKFASHLWPQPDVMVVSKALTNGTCAASALLLGRRVVDSFDQAQQVFWHGETQAGSPQSCAAIVATLDEIERLDIEESAARVGKKLAEFVSTLEGLSPRVKGFGLGAFRAVQLFDGAGELIGTDKVFELVGECRRRGAIVQPSPGALQFVPALNYPDEELDVLFSRIHSVVEDYVAGKPA, encoded by the coding sequence ATGGGTAGCGGGGATTACTTCGAGTTCTACTTGCCATCGAAGGACTGGGGCAATGCGGAGGCCGTCACGGCCCGCGGTAACACCGTTACGTTCTCCGACGGCAGTGAAGCGCTCTGCGGGATCAGCGGCCTGTGGAATGCCAGCCTGGGCTACGGCAACCTGGCGGTGGCCGAAGCGATCAACCACGCGAACCTCCACGCGGCTACCCTGCCCATATTCCGCAGGGGTAGTGCTTACTCCCGCGAAGCGGCCGCGCGGCTCCTGGAATTCGCACGGCCCCATGAATACGCATCGGTCTTCTATTCAACGTCCGGCAGTTCCGCTCTTGACGCCGTGGTGAAGCTCAGCCGGCAGTTCCACGACATCGCCGGTAACCCAAAACGCCGCCGCGTGATCAGCTTTACAGGCAGTTACCACGGAGTGACCATGGGGGCTATGGCCGTGACCGGGTCTTATCTCTTCCAGGACGTCTATCAAGTGGACCAACGGCTCAACATCAAGATCCCGTACGACGATGTCAATGCCTTGGAAATCGTGATGAAGAGGTTTGGCCCGGAAGTGGCAGCAGTCATCATGGAGCCCGTTCTTGGCTCCGGAACCTTACCTGTTCCACAGGAAATCGTTGATGCTGTTTACGCTTTCCGGGAGTCCGAGGGTTTCCTTGTTGTTGCCGACGAGGTGGCTACCGGTTTCCATAGAACGGGACCGAAATTCGCCAGCCACCTTTGGCCGCAACCGGACGTGATGGTGGTGAGCAAGGCCCTGACCAACGGCACCTGTGCAGCGTCTGCGCTCCTCCTGGGGCGCCGCGTAGTGGACTCGTTCGACCAGGCCCAGCAAGTCTTCTGGCATGGTGAGACCCAAGCCGGATCGCCGCAGTCCTGTGCAGCGATTGTGGCGACACTGGATGAAATCGAGCGGTTGGACATCGAAGAGTCGGCAGCCCGTGTGGGGAAGAAGCTGGCCGAATTTGTCAGCACCCTGGAGGGATTGTCCCCACGGGTCAAGGGATTTGGCCTGGGAGCGTTCCGGGCGGTCCAGCTGTTTGATGGGGCGGGGGAACTCATCGGAACGGACAAGGTGTTCGAGCTGGTGGGCGAGTGCCGCCGGCGCGGGGCGATTGTCCAGCCTTCTCCGGGGGCACTGCAATTCGTTCCGGCCCTCAACTATCCCGACGAGGAGCTGGATGTGCTCTTCTCACGGATCCACAGCGTTGTGGAGGACTACGTGGCCGGGAAGCCGGCGTGA
- a CDS encoding iron-containing alcohol dehydrogenase, translating to MIPAPVSRPPTPLQIAGAGSARHLAAGFRDTKSVLVVDPAVMGRAERLLAGGFLWLEIAPPVVSAEHAAGFGRRLREHGVERVLSVGGGNTMDFAKLAVSMAADPLVESVVTRSGGPAGVVVLPRPLSSHIEVSAIPTTFGTGSEVTSGACFESAGPADGHGGFRAKSLVLLEGLKTSAVAYDPEFLEAPPWLIAEGLLEPAVRLLTSLVEGTPDLAYSDAQGSWLLAEAGEHLAAGQKTDFRLSPSERVDAALLSAESHAGWSLRGRGPAPSSLWFPANELSMALGLRKNQASALLLRPWLEAVGNGKAAWGNQRKLDELWPLVSVGAAAAVTATLKGPDGGALVGGLAGGDGMQVDDLADSLATRTLGRFGRGRPMKRAVGHGELVDLFAAALSPANFQQAGLQQTGSDSYGR from the coding sequence GTGATCCCTGCTCCCGTCAGCAGGCCTCCCACCCCATTGCAGATTGCAGGAGCGGGGTCCGCCCGCCATCTGGCTGCCGGTTTCCGCGACACCAAGTCGGTATTGGTGGTGGACCCTGCCGTGATGGGTCGGGCCGAGAGACTTTTGGCCGGAGGATTCCTGTGGCTGGAAATTGCTCCGCCGGTGGTCAGCGCAGAACATGCAGCCGGGTTCGGCCGCAGGCTTCGGGAGCACGGAGTGGAGCGTGTCCTCAGCGTTGGAGGCGGAAACACCATGGACTTCGCGAAGCTGGCGGTGTCCATGGCGGCGGATCCGTTGGTGGAATCAGTTGTGACCCGTAGCGGTGGCCCTGCCGGCGTGGTGGTCCTGCCCCGGCCGCTCAGTAGCCACATCGAAGTGTCCGCCATACCCACTACCTTTGGCACCGGGTCCGAGGTCACCTCAGGCGCCTGCTTCGAATCCGCTGGGCCGGCCGACGGTCACGGCGGATTCCGTGCCAAGAGCCTTGTCCTGCTGGAGGGACTGAAAACCTCGGCAGTCGCTTATGATCCGGAATTCCTTGAAGCGCCGCCCTGGCTCATTGCCGAAGGCCTCCTGGAACCGGCAGTCCGGCTCCTGACGTCCCTTGTTGAGGGGACCCCGGACCTGGCCTACTCCGATGCGCAGGGCAGCTGGCTCCTTGCGGAGGCAGGAGAACACTTGGCGGCCGGGCAGAAGACGGACTTCCGGTTGTCCCCGTCTGAACGAGTGGATGCTGCCCTGCTGAGCGCCGAATCGCACGCTGGTTGGTCCTTGCGCGGACGTGGCCCCGCGCCGTCGTCGCTCTGGTTTCCGGCCAACGAGCTGTCCATGGCTTTGGGTTTGCGCAAGAACCAAGCCTCCGCGCTCCTGCTGCGGCCCTGGTTGGAAGCTGTAGGCAACGGGAAGGCAGCATGGGGAAACCAGCGGAAACTGGACGAGCTCTGGCCCCTGGTTTCCGTTGGAGCCGCCGCTGCGGTGACCGCAACACTGAAGGGGCCCGACGGCGGTGCCTTGGTCGGCGGACTGGCCGGCGGAGACGGAATGCAGGTGGACGATCTGGCCGATTCCTTGGCCACCAGGACCCTTGGACGCTTCGGCCGTGGACGTCCCATGAAGCGGGCAGTGGGACATGGGGAGCTCGTGGATCTCTTTGCGGCTGCCTTGTCCCCTGCCAATTTCCAGCAAGCCGGCCTGCAGCAAACAGGGAGCGATTCATATGGCCGTTGA